The following DNA comes from Flavobacterium sp. N3904.
GCCGCAAAAGAACAATGTTACTAAAAGTAAATACAATCTCATTTGGTAGAATTTTGTTGGTTAGTGGTGCCAAATTACATATATTTTTTAATTATCAACAATAAAATACAAAAAATTTATAATAATAATTAATAAAAAAGGTTATAATATAACAATTCTATATTTATTAAAATTACATTATTACTAATAAATTAATGACTTATTCGCAATAAATAGTATGCATACATAGCAATTTCGTTTAAATTTTAAATTAATCTCAAAATTACAACGATTTCGTAAAATTGCAAAAGCATAAAAAAAGCGAGAAATAGTTCTCGCTTTTTAAAAAAAAATATAAATTATTTATTCAACAGTAACCGATTTTGCTAAATTTCTGGGCTGATCAACATTACAACCTCTCATTACAGCTATATGATAAGACAATAGTTGTAAAGGTATTGTGGTAATTAAAGGAGACAATGCATCTGAAGTCTCAGGTATTTCAATTACATAATCTGCAAGATCACGAACTTGAGTATCCCCTTTGGTAACAACAGCAATAATTTTTCCACTTCTTGATTTAATTTCCTGAATATTACTTACAATTTTATCGTAATGACCTTGTTTTGGCGCAATAACAACAACTGGCATTTGCTCATCAATTAAAGCAATAGGGCCGTGCTTCATTTCGGCTGCTGGATACCCTTCTGCATGAATATAGGATATCTCTTTAAGTTTCAAGGCTCCCTCAAGTGCCACTGGAAAATTATATCCGCGCCCCAAATACAAACAATTTGGCGCATCTTTAAATGCTGCTGCAATTTCTTTGGCTTTATCATTGGTTTCCAAAGCTTCTTTCACTTTCTCTGGAATTATTTCCAATTCTTGCAAATACATATGAAAATCAGACTTGGATAATGTTCCTTTGGCTTGAGCCAAACGAAGTGCAATCATAGTCAACACAGTAATTTGAGTTGTAAATGCTTTGGTAGATGCTACACCAATTTCTGGTCCCGCATGGGTATAAGCTCCTGCATGGGATTCTCTAGAAATAGAAGATCCTACAACATTGCAAACCCCGAAAACAAAAGCCCCATGTTCCTTGGCCAATTTTATGGCTGCCATAGTATCGGCCGTTTCTCCAGATTGAGAAATGGCAATTACAACATCTTTACTGTTTATAATTGGATTTCTGTATCTAAATTCAGAAGCGTACTCCACTTCAACAGAAATTCTGGCAAATTCCTCAAAAACATATTCGGCAACCAAACCTGCATGCCACGAAGTTCCGCAAGCTACAATTATAATACGATCTGCATTTAAGAATTTTTCTAAATTATCTTCAACACCTGCCATTTGGATAATTCCTTCATTTGCATGAAGTCTTCCTCTGTACGTGTCTTTTATTACATTAGGTTGTTCGTAGATTTCTTTCAACATAAAGTGGTCGTATCCTCCTTTTTCAATTTGCTCCAAATTCATTTGAAGTTCTTGAATATAGGGATCTACAATGGAATCGTCTTTTATTTTTCGTACTTTCATAGGTTTATGCAACCTAATATTTGCCATTTCTCCATCTTCAAGATAAATAGCATTCGATGTATATTCTATAAATGGGGATGCATCTGAGGCAATAAAATACTCCCCTTCGCCAACTCCTATTGCTAAAGGACTCCCTAAACGAGCAGCTACAATTTCGTTTGGATTTTTTTTATCGAAAACAGCAATTGCATAAGCTCCTACCACCTGATTTAAGGCAACTTGTACCGCTTTTCCTAATTTTAAATTTTCCTTTTTTTGAATTTCTTCAATAAGATTTACCAATACTTCTGAGTCAGTATCAGAATTGAATATGTATCCTCTTTTTATTAATTCAACTTTTAAAGGGGCATAGTTCTCAATAATTCCGTTGTGGATTATTGCCAGATCGCCAGAATTTGAAAGATGTGGATGTGAATTCACGTCATTTGGGACACCGTGAGTTGCCCAACGTGTATGACCAATACCTATAGTCCCGTTTGTGGTAATTTCTGCGGCAGCTTTCAATTCAAGATCAGAAACTTTTCCTTTTGTTTTAGACAACTTTATAGCTTCTCCGTCATATAGCATAACCCCTGCGCTATCGTATCCTCTATATTCTAACCTTTTTAATCCTTTTATAATAATAGGATATGCTTCTCTATAACCAA
Coding sequences within:
- the glmS gene encoding glutamine--fructose-6-phosphate transaminase (isomerizing), with translation MCGIVGYIGYREAYPIIIKGLKRLEYRGYDSAGVMLYDGEAIKLSKTKGKVSDLELKAAAEITTNGTIGIGHTRWATHGVPNDVNSHPHLSNSGDLAIIHNGIIENYAPLKVELIKRGYIFNSDTDSEVLVNLIEEIQKKENLKLGKAVQVALNQVVGAYAIAVFDKKNPNEIVAARLGSPLAIGVGEGEYFIASDASPFIEYTSNAIYLEDGEMANIRLHKPMKVRKIKDDSIVDPYIQELQMNLEQIEKGGYDHFMLKEIYEQPNVIKDTYRGRLHANEGIIQMAGVEDNLEKFLNADRIIIVACGTSWHAGLVAEYVFEEFARISVEVEYASEFRYRNPIINSKDVVIAISQSGETADTMAAIKLAKEHGAFVFGVCNVVGSSISRESHAGAYTHAGPEIGVASTKAFTTQITVLTMIALRLAQAKGTLSKSDFHMYLQELEIIPEKVKEALETNDKAKEIAAAFKDAPNCLYLGRGYNFPVALEGALKLKEISYIHAEGYPAAEMKHGPIALIDEQMPVVVIAPKQGHYDKIVSNIQEIKSRSGKIIAVVTKGDTQVRDLADYVIEIPETSDALSPLITTIPLQLLSYHIAVMRGCNVDQPRNLAKSVTVE